CTCAAAGACTGAGAAGAGGCAAAAAAAGATGAAGATGTTTGGCCTTACCTGGTCTTCCAGTCATGGGCTCTTCTGAATCAGCCTCAGTGACatcttctagaaataaaagagtgagtttctttaatttaaaaggctgagttttacattttaaatttgaaggCTGGATTTTCTCTTCCTATTAAAAATCAAAGCTTCTCAATGTGTATttatgtcaaatcactatgttgtacaccctgaacttacacagtgttatacatcaattacatcttaataaaactggaaaaaagttaaataaataaatgcattatatagaaaaaaatagacttattTTATTGGTAATTTCCACAGTCAGAAAGCATCTCTTGACAATCAGGTATGGGGTCCAGTATATTAATTATCAGAAATGACCAGATGTATCTTGTAGTCAAACATGAATGTTTCCTAATGCCCCACaggaagggggcagaaggagatatCATTAATATAGATTAATTCTGTAATCAACCACTACAGTTTGGGAAGATAGAACACAATATTGAAGTAGAGTTTCATGTGGCAAATGATGTATATTCTTTAGGGAAGACAAttagtgaagattttttttttttaagattttttatttatttatttgagagagagagtgagagagagcaagcatgggaggggagaaggtcagagggagaagcagactcccatggagctgggagtccaatgcgggacttgatcccgcgactccgggatcatgacctgagccgaaggcagtcgcttaaccaactgagccacccaggcgccctggaagatttttttttttgaagatttatttacttatttgacagaaagagagaccgTGTGCGCACACGCATAAgcaggaaagtgggagagggagaaacattgATGtggacccatgacctgagccaaagtcagacacttaaccaactgagctaccctggcaccCCTAGAGAAAAGATCTTAAAGCCAGGGAAACTACTCTTTTTTAATAGGCCTTCCCACTTACATTGTTTCTAGATTCCTCCAGCTACTATCTGCAATACCCCCACTATTCTTAGAGCAGGACTGGAAGATAGATCTCAATACATGTTAGCTATTACTTACAGACATAAAGATCAGACAGTATGGAAAGGTAAGACCCCAGGGTCTTTCTTAGCAAAAATTCCAAGCATTCCTTAAAGTATCGGGGTTTATTTGTGGGGGCTGGAAGGCCTCAAAATTTTATGGTCCCTTGGCTAAGTGGAACACAAAAAAAATGTAAGGTGAAGACTTGAAAGAGGGATTAGAACCATTGCTTAATTCATGAagctttcaaattatttttctcttttgttcagtctGTATTCAAGTAAGATTTACAATTACATAACCTTCTCTCAAAAAGTTCTCTATGTAAACTGAACTGAAACGaactagaaaagagaagaactgtTAAACCCTTTGTGGCCACCACATCCTTTGATCCACTGGAGACACCAAAGAGCGCCTCCTCTTTGAGAAGCCCCGAAGGCTGGGGACCTGACCAGCACTGGGCAAACCTCTGGGACGGAGCTCTGTAGGCCTTCAACCAATTCCAATTCCTCACACTCTGGGAAAATGCTTGAATTTTCAAGTTTtggagaaatttttcaaaatttactctACCTCAACACAGCAAAAGTATCCCCAAATGTCTAAGTTACCACAGGAAATTTCTAGGCAATAGCCTGTaaacaagaaaaaggagggagggaggaaggaatttcAGCATTTTTGAAGTTAGGAAACCCTACCCATGGCTTTAGTGGTTGCTTCCTCAAAGCTATGAATGTTTGATTCCACCTTAAGAGAGAATTCTGGGACAGGAAAACAAAAGATGGGTTTGATCAGGAGCTTACACTGGGGAATCAAGTACActggaggaaaagcaggcttgccctcagaaatgcaaaaaaatggGAGCCCACCCACTCCTATCCAGGCCTCCTCTCAAGCCAAAACTGTCACCTACCGAAAGCCTGTGTGTCCTCAAAATGCACACCCATGGTCGATTCCACATCACTAATGGAGGCAAGGTCAGTAGGAGACTCCAGGTCAGTGGGGGACTCCAGGGTCGCAGTGGAGTCCAGGTCAGTGGGGGACTCCAGGTCAGTGGTGGACTCTGGGGTCAAGGTGGATTCCAGATCAGCAGGGGACTCTGGGGTCTCAGTAGAATCCAGATCAGCAGGGGACTCCAGGGTCGCGGTGGACTCCAGGTCAGCAGGAAACTCTGGGGTTGCAGTGGACTCCAGGTCAGTAGGGCACTTTGGGGTCAAGGTGGACTCCAGGTCAGCGGGGTACTCCGGGGTCGCGGTGGATTCCAGGTCAGTGGGGCACTTTGGGGTCATGGTGGACTCCAGGTCAATGGGGGACTCTGTGGTGGCAGTGGACTCCAGGGTCACGGTAGAGTCCAAGTCAGTAGGGTACTCGGGGGTGGCAGTGAACTCCAGATCAGTGGGGCACTTTGAGGTCATGGTGGGCTCCAGGTCAGTGATGGACTCCAGGGTGTCAGTAGACTCCAGGTCACTGGGAGATTCAGGGGTTGTGGTGGACTCCAGGCCAGTGAGGGATTCCAGGAAGGCAATGGATTCTGCGATGGCCAACTCTAGTTCAGTGGTCAAATCAAATTCATTAATCAACTCAAGGTTAGTGATCCAGTTTAGGTCACCAATGAATTCTGgaggagccaaaaaaaaaaaaaaaaaaaaaaagaaagaaagaaaaaagaatagtttcAGTACTTTCTAGGAAGTCTATTTTCACTATCTCTACAACATTACAAGCTAGATCTCTTTCTGGGGAAAAGCTGGAACATAAAAGGGTATATACTGAATCAAGTATGATCTCACCCCAAGTTTCTCTTCTGCCAAGTGCTAGAAAGTGCAGAAGACTAACTGCCACCCACGGTGTCCCCTACATCTGGTCAGTGCAGAAGGAACATTCAATACTGGGCCTCTGTATGCAAACTGGTCAGactggaacagaataaaaattccaAGAATATCCCCGCATAATCCTTCCAAGTCCCTgaaaaccaccaccaaaaaccaAAGAGGGCAAGGAGCTAGACGAACGGCTATTTccaagaatggataaacaagaatAGAATCAACCCTAAAATGCTCTACTTCTATCACGTTTCCACTTAATGGGCGAAGTCAAGGACCTCATTTTTCCGGCCTGTCCCACAGAATCCATAATCCAGACATTTGGGGGCTTGCTTACCATAGAGCATCATAACCCTATAAGCCTGGTGAGCACACAACCAGGCTCTTCTTGGGCTACGCTGAAAGATATCCAGGCTCTGTGACTGCCTGTGTAACCAGGTGACAGGCACCCTGGCAATGAGGCCAAAATCATTAGCTCTCTAATTTAGTCACTGTGCTTTACCATTCATTTACATGCAGTAGAGAACCCCAACCCCAGCATCTGTTAAAGTGACAGCTACCAGAGGGGGCACCGGGAGGAAGAAGTTGGAGGAAATAATTACTTGAATGCTAATGAATGAACACCCCTCCTTCTAAGAAATCAAATTGAATTCAGAAAGAATTATGAAAGCAAGCTTTTGAGGGAAAAGCTTTCCCCCAAAAGCGTTCTTTCTGCCTGGTTCATGCGGACACTTGTCTCGTTCCTTTCTCAGTGGGAATCACAGGTTTCCAGACCCACTGATTTCCATTGCACGGACTGAATTAGCTGCCAAAGACCTTTGAACTGTACTGCTGTATAAAATGAGGACATAGCCCGGACTTTCCAGCATGCACTATGTAGAATAAAGCGTCTTTGGGCCCAAGAGTGAATAGGATCCTAGCAAACCTTCAGGAGTTCTCCTGTCAGCCACCCTAAGCCCATCTGGCCCAATCGTAGTACCTTCATGAGGTCAATTCAAGTACCTAACCCACGTCTCAGCCTAGCCACTCCATGTGTCCAAGGCTTCAGAGTTCAGCCAAGCATCCACCCCATCTTAACACCAAGTGGACAGAATTTCCCTTTACAATCTTCACTGctggcttctctctttctgctcctgcagaaagacacacatacacacaccccgtaaaaaaaaaatttagttccaTTCTCCAAGAGACTTTCCAGTGGTTCACTTACCCTGGCGTATGACGGGGTAAGCCACAGCAAGGGTGAACCAAGCTGTGAGTACCAAGCTCTTCCCAAGCATCATGCCAGCCGGGAGCACGGGGTCCTGGTGAAAATAAGGAGGAAGGTGGCAAACACGAATGTTCCGGACAGAGTTCCTTCGAGCTTTTATGCAACCCACAGCCCCAGGTCCCTGAGGGCAGCATTTTCAGcaggttgtttaaaaaaaaaaaaaaaagtaaaaacaagccTCCCCACCCACATAGCTATCAGAATGCCCCTGGAGCAAAGGCGGGAAAGGGAACTGGGGACAGGACAGGCAAGGAGTATGGAAAAACTCTTGATAAGGATTTTAGCAAAACTAGGTTGTCCCTTAACCCTTAGAGCGTGCTAGCTGCTTCTCAGGGAGGCAGGCGAAGAGAGCTAGCTCTACCTGGCTGGAGGTTACAAGTTTGTTGCCCCCGAAAAGCCACTCTCAGAGTGTGGGACTGAGAACCACAGTCAGAGCCTGCCGGCTACCCTGAGTCTAAGGGAGAGCCCTGTTGtagtctccccccccccccacctcccggcAGGTCTGGTAAAGAGAACTGTCAAAGAGAGTAAGAAATACTACTATTACTACTCCATAATAACAGAAATAGCTAAAATCATACGGTTTCCTAGGTGCTACGATCTTATTTGAGTCTCACCGCTACATACAAGTGTGAGGCGTTGAAGTACTTCTTGGCAGTGAGGACTGGCTCCTGCTACTGACGTTCCCAGTCCTCTAGGGGGCAGTAGTAAGTCGCCATGTGCTCTGAGCGGCAGCCCTGATTGGAGGACTCCAGCCTGGAGCTGTGGATGACTGAAAACAGACGGGAGGGTGGGGCTGGCTCACGTGAGTCCGCCCCGGCGCTCAGTTGACTAGTCACAGCCCTTACCTGGAAAGGAGGTCGTGATAGCAGATGCGCGACGCCCATCCCGGGGTCAGCCTCCCGTGAGGTGTGTAGGTCTCCGTCCTTCTCAGAAATCACAGGATTGACAGTACCATTGAGAGAGAACTCTcactaatagtaataataacagctCATACTTATTAAGTGCTTAACTGTGTGCTACaggcatatattattttatccaATGCCAAACCTAAGGTAATCTTATTATTCTCCTTTTCAAGATAAAGAAACCAGGGCACAGAGAGTTTAGGGAACTGAtgaaaggtcacacagcaagagtTACAGAATCGGGAAGCAAACCTGTGGGCATTCTGTTGCTAGGGCCAATGCTCTCAAACCACCCCTCCACCCTGTACCCCCAACCCAGTAATGACCCTGACCTCTTCATTGCCGGCTTTGTTCTGTGAAGTGTGGCACTCCACAGGCTTCACCTCAAAGGTGGGGAGAACACACGTATACATTAGAGaacattttattcttctgcaaACTACCTTTCCTTGGCAAGCCCTGTGCAATGAAGTATAACCCAAACACAACAGTCATGAGCTTGGGAATGAGAAGTTCTCGAAAAACGTACGGCAAGAAGCTTACGGCAAAACCGTAAGACTCAAATGAGACAATAATGCAGTAAGTCACAGGTCAGTGAAAGAAAAGGGAGTTTTATCTACACCAGCTACAATATGAGAATATCTCCTATCCCGGAAAATGGCAAGAATCGACATCCAAATGTGCAAAGTAGGATCTCTTTGGGGCAGAGCTGGACATAAGTCAGGTATGGAATGGGGCACAAACGACCAACTTCTAGAAGCTTTGTTTGACACCTCAACCACTAAAATACAGATACTGCTTTAGATGGTCTTCCAAAGGTCATGGTTCCAtttgtgtgcctcagtttcccccagagTCAGTGATAGAGCATCTGCCTGGTGACCTCCATATTGAAAATGGGAGCAATCTGGTTTCCCTTCCTGGAGATGTATCACTCTTTCTCACTACGGAGTATTACTAGGTGATTGACACAAGGGTCCCAGAGAGGAGCCAAGCTGAATAAAACTATACAGTTATAATTATTAGGGTTTTTATTAACATGAGGTTATCATTctgttatatattattacattatttggCTTTCTGCACTTTACATATGCTAGCAAATCTCAAGGCTGGAAGGTGTATTAAATTATATCCAGCTTAACCAGAGCTCCAGTGTCTCTTTTTCTAATATAAGAGTAATATTTTTTCCGTATACACCACACCTATCAAGTGGCCTGACAGCCCTAGGGATGGGGAACTCGCTACCTTGAAAAGAGTGGTTTATACTTGGACAGCCATTCCTTGCAATGG
This genomic interval from Mustela erminea isolate mMusErm1 chromosome 6, mMusErm1.Pri, whole genome shotgun sequence contains the following:
- the LOC116592370 gene encoding sialidase-like, with translation MMLGKSLVLTAWFTLAVAYPVIRQEFIGDLNWITNLELINEFDLTTELELAIAESIAFLESLTGLESTTTPESPSDLESTDTLESITDLEPTMTSKCPTDLEFTATPEYPTDLDSTVTLESTATTESPIDLESTMTPKCPTDLESTATPESPADLDSTETPESPADLESTLTPESTTDLESPTDLDSTATLESPTDLESPTDLASISDVESTMGVHFEDTQAFEDVTEADSEEPMTGRPDELSTSV